GAGACGTAGCAGAAGCTGCGAGTCTGTTCCCCGTTGCCGTAGACGGTGATGGCCTCGTCGCGCAAGGCCTGGCAGATGAAGTTGCTCATCACACGGCCGTCGTTAACGGCCATGTTCGGCCCATAGGTGTTGAAGATCCGGGCGATGCGAACGGCGAGGTTGTGCTGACGGTGGTAATCCATCATCAGGGTTTCGGCCACGCGTTTGCCTTCGTCGTAGCAGCTCCGCACGCCGATCGGGTTGACGTGTCCCCAGTAGGTTTCCGGCTGAGGGTGCACCTGGGGGTCGCCGTAGACCTCGGATGTGCTGGCCAGGAGGATGCGAGCCTTGACCCGTTTGGCGAGGCCGAGCATGTGGTAGGTGCCGAGCACGTTGGTCTTGATGGTCTTGACCGGGTTGTACTGGTAGTGGACCGGGCTGGCCGGGCAGGCCAGGTGGAAGATGCGGTCGATTTCCAGGACGATGGGGTCGATGACGTCGTGGCGGACGAATTCGAAGCGGCCGCTGAGGATCAACTCCTGGTATCGGTCGCCGAAGTTATCTCGCCGGCCGGTGAAGTAGTTGTCCAGGCAGATGACATGGCAGCCCTCCTCGAACAGCCGGAGGCACAGGTGCGAGCCGATGAAGCCGGCCCCGCCGGTGACCAGGATGGTTTGTTTAGCCATGGACGATCCTCAAGGGCAACACAGGGATTTTAGTGTTTATCGGCACCTGCGGCCCGCGTATTGAATGACAATGCGTTGGCGACCGCCTCTGAAGTGCGCAGATATCGGTCGTAGACGCGAAGTACGGACAGTTGGCCATCGAGTGAGGTGGCCAGGCGCAGGGTTTGGTCGCCGTTCACGTTGGCCAGCTCGGATGGAAACCTGGACCAGCCGCTTCGCCGAGTCGGGCCGCCGTCACACAATCGGCCATCGACGACGAAGGTGATGATTTTGGGTCCGCCGTCGACAATGGCGGTGAGGTGGTGGTATCTGCCGGGGATGAGGGAGCCGGGATCGCACTCCCCGGTGGCCCGGTTGAGGCCGTCGCACATCTCGATTCGTACGGTGGCGTCCGAACCGGTGACCAGGGTCAATCCTCGGCCGCGGTGGTTCTGTGTTTCGAGGATGACTTGGCCTGGGGTGATGCGGTTGAGTTTCAGGGTCAGGTCGAGGGTGAAGCCGCCGCCGGTGGCGAGGTTGGGCAGTAGTGGGATGTGGACCTGGGTCTGGTTGCCGGCGGACAGATCGAGGTCGAGGATCAAGCCCCTGCGGGCGACCTGGCGGTTGTTTTGCTGGTTCCACGCTCCGTGGAGGAGGGTCGGGTCGATTTCATGGACTCGGGCGATGCTCTTTTGGGTTTCGGTGATCCAATAGCGGCCTTCCTGTTCGATCAGGTCGGGGTAGCTGATTCGCGTGGCCGGGTCGCGGTCGTAGAGCAGGATTTCCGGTTGTGACCAAAGGAGGTGTCCTTCGCGTTCGATGCCGCCGCAGATCCAAGCCGGATTGCGGTCGAGGAAGTCTCGGCCCCCGTGGTTATGGAACCAGAGGAGGTAGTGACCGTTGCGGGCCCGGAAGAGTCGCGGGCAGGCCCGGGGCTGTTTGATGGGCTGGCCGCCGGGCGTGTAGGTGGCGATCTCGGGTTTGCTCCAGGTTCGTCCGCGGTCGCGGCTGTAGGTATGGACGGCCCGGCCGGTGGTGGTGCGATAGATGCAGTAGAGGTCGCCGTTGGCGAGGGGGACGATGTTGTGTTCTTCCTGGACGGAACCGAACTCGGGGGCGCGGATACCTTGTTCTCCCTCGGGGAGCATGAGCCATTTGATGCTGTTGGGGTCGGGTTCAGTGAGGATGTTATCGGAGCGGAACAGCCATCCTTCGCCCTGGTCGAGCAAGTAGGCTCCGAGCTTGGTGAAGGCGAAGAGCGCGGAGGGTCCGCAGGTATCGGGTTTGTCGATGCCCCAGAGGATCTGGACTTTGCCTTTCCAGTCGTTGGTCCGGTCGCAATCGGTGAGTCGGACGGGGAGGCGATAACGTTCCTTGGACCAGGTCCGGCCGCCGTCGTCGGAGTACTTGAAGGCGTACCAGCCGAGCATGTCGAAGCGGTTGATCTTCTTGCCGCCGAGGGTTTGGGGTCCGACGCGGTCGCCGTTGTAGTTGTAGAAGGCGTAGACCCGGCCGGTGGGGGTGATGAGTGGTGTTGCCCACGAGGCGTCGGGTCCGTTGGCGGGTTCGATGTCGGTGAGTTTCGACCAGCTGGATCCGTGGTTGGTGCTGATGGTTGAGACGACGTGTTGTCCGCCCTGGCCTTCTTCGCCCTTGCCGGTGGTGAGCACGCAGAGCCAGTGGCCCTCGCGGGTGACGATGACGTAGGGCTGGTCGCAGTAGCCCTCGTCGGGGATGGGCGACCCATAGCGGATATCGCGAGGGTCTGGGCCGAGGCTGCAGCCGGCTGGCAGCAGCAGGCACGCGGCCATCCATGGGCGTGGGGGTTTCATGACGTCGCCATCTCCGTTGTCCTGGTCACGTTGTGTTACCTCCAATACCCACCATAACACTCCTCTGGAAGCCCTTGGGCGCG
The Phycisphaerae bacterium DNA segment above includes these coding regions:
- a CDS encoding SDR family oxidoreductase, which codes for MAKQTILVTGGAGFIGSHLCLRLFEEGCHVICLDNYFTGRRDNFGDRYQELILSGRFEFVRHDVIDPIVLEIDRIFHLACPASPVHYQYNPVKTIKTNVLGTYHMLGLAKRVKARILLASTSEVYGDPQVHPQPETYWGHVNPIGVRSCYDEGKRVAETLMMDYHRQHNLAVRIARIFNTYGPNMAVNDGRVMSNFICQALRDEAITVYGNGEQTRSFCYVSDLVDGLMRLMDSDTTEPVNLGNDREVSMLDLVKGIETTLGRPLKTVSRPLPPDDPARRRPDLTRARTLLGYEPHVPLEEGLRRTVAYFQQVLSAPR
- a CDS encoding exo-alpha-sialidase; the encoded protein is MKPPRPWMAACLLLPAGCSLGPDPRDIRYGSPIPDEGYCDQPYVIVTREGHWLCVLTTGKGEEGQGGQHVVSTISTNHGSSWSKLTDIEPANGPDASWATPLITPTGRVYAFYNYNGDRVGPQTLGGKKINRFDMLGWYAFKYSDDGGRTWSKERYRLPVRLTDCDRTNDWKGKVQILWGIDKPDTCGPSALFAFTKLGAYLLDQGEGWLFRSDNILTEPDPNSIKWLMLPEGEQGIRAPEFGSVQEEHNIVPLANGDLYCIYRTTTGRAVHTYSRDRGRTWSKPEIATYTPGGQPIKQPRACPRLFRARNGHYLLWFHNHGGRDFLDRNPAWICGGIEREGHLLWSQPEILLYDRDPATRISYPDLIEQEGRYWITETQKSIARVHEIDPTLLHGAWNQQNNRQVARRGLILDLDLSAGNQTQVHIPLLPNLATGGGFTLDLTLKLNRITPGQVILETQNHRGRGLTLVTGSDATVRIEMCDGLNRATGECDPGSLIPGRYHHLTAIVDGGPKIITFVVDGRLCDGGPTRRSGWSRFPSELANVNGDQTLRLATSLDGQLSVLRVYDRYLRTSEAVANALSFNTRAAGADKH